One Urechidicola croceus genomic window, AATAAATGCCGAAAGGTGGATGTTGGAATAATCGCCTTCCACGATATCGGTTATGATGTTGTTATAGGCCTTATAATCCAGTTTTTTGTTATAGATTTTTGCCCTAACGTGGCTTAATGATTCTATAGGTTCTAAATGGGAAACATATAATGTATCGTTTTGGGACACATTGAGTTTTTTAGCAGCAGCATCTGATAGTCCGATTTCATTGGGCAAAAGGATATCAGAATTCAGAACATTAAGACTTGCAACGATTGATGTACTTGCGTTCGATATTCTTATTCGGGTAAGTGCCTCAAACCCTTCTGAAATACAGACGTGGCAATCTTCGCGCATATACACTACATTCTCGTTTTGGGTATAGATGCCGAGATGTTTGTATTTTAATATGTTTGAGTGTGTGTCCATATATTATTGGTTGTTGTGATTTTTCGATTTATTCTATTTCTTCGATAGTGTATAATTGCGGAATTTCTGCATCCCAGCCATAAGTTTCCTTGATGCCTTTTTGCAATGCTTCTGCACTCTCTTTTTCACCGTGTATAATGAAAATGCGTTCGGGTTTGTTTTTTATACTGTCCATCCAGTCCATAAGCTCTGCGTGGTCTGCGTGTGCCGAAAGCCCTTCAATTTCTGCTACTTGCATTTTAAACGGCACCCATTTTCCATATACTTTTAGTTCTTTTTCACCTTCCAATAATTTTCTGCCACGAGTGCCTTCAGCTTGATAGCCTACAAAAAGTAAGGTGTTATTTGGATTTTGTGCCTGTGTTTCAAGATAGTTTAGCATTCTTCCCCCTGTGAGCATTCCGCTTCCTGCAATCACGATTTTTGGTTTGTTATCTGTTCTTATTTCCATTGTTTCACGATAACTGCTTACGACCGTAAAGTGAGAACACATTTCGTCACATTCGTTGTCCTCCAATCTGTGCCAATCGCGAGTTCTATGAAACAGTTCCAATACATTGGCACCCATCGGGCTGTCCATAATCATTTGTACTCTGGGGATTTTCTTTTCTTTCAATAATTTCCAAAAGATGAGCATCATTAGCTGGGCACGTTCTACCGAAAAGCTTGGGACAAATAAGCTACCATCTCTGTTGATGGTATCATTTACTAATTTTTCAATATGTGGAAGTGCTTCTATTTCATCGGGATGAAACCTTCCACCATAAGTGGATTCAATGAAAAGCACATCCGCTTTTTTTGGTTTAAGGGGTGGATAGAGCAATAAATCATTGGTTCTACCAATGTCTCCTGAAAAGACAAAACGTTTTCCGTGCACATCCAACTCAATATAGGTTGCACCCAGAATATGTCCGTTGTATTGGAAGCGAGCCCTAATACCATCAAATAACGGAATCCATTGTGATTGTGGAATTCCTTTAAAGTGTGGGATAGTTTTTTCTACATCCTTTAAATCGTATAATGGTTCTGCGGGACTGTGTTTGGAATAGCCTTCCTTATTGGCACGTTCGGCTTCCTGTTCTTGTATTTTTGCACTATCATTCAAAATGATTTTTGCAATGTCCAAAGTAGGATTCGTACCATAAATGGGACCATTGAAGCCTTGTTTTACCAATCTGGGTAAATAACCTGTATGGTCCATATGACCGTGGGTAAGCAAAACAGCATCAATATCACCTACATTAACAGGTGGGTACTCCCAGTTTTTAAGGCGTAATTCCTTTAACCCTTGAAAAAGTCCGCAGTCTATAAGTATCTTTCTATCTCCTGTATCCACCAAATATTTTGAGCCAGTCACGGTGCCTGCCGCTCCCAAAAAGTGGATGTTTATTTTTTTGTTTTTCATCGTTATAGTATTTATTAATGTCCACCACAACAGGAAGGCGTATTTCCTTTGTCTTGGTTCGATTTGCTCAATTCCGCTATTTCGTTATATAGATTGCGGGAATCCTCTTTTATTACGAGTGCCAACTTCTTTACGGATTTAGGCTCGAAGTGTACCATACCCAATAATATTTCGAGGGCTTCTTCAAGTAGTTTAGAATCATCTTCCAATGCTTGGTAAAATGGCTCTAAATCTATACGGTTCTGTTCTTTCAGTTCTTCTGTTTTCATTTGTCCTATTTATTTAGATTAAAAATTTAAGTAGTGCTCTAATGAATTCCACATAATTCTCTTGAATCTTCGAGAACCTTTTTGTGTCTTGATTTTGGCACTCCTACTTGTTCTAAAATTTTTGGGGTTTCGTGAAGCTCTTTACAGAGTACGATGCCTTCATCTAATAATTTTGTTTTTTCAGCTTTAGTAAGTGTTGTTAAAGCGGTTAAGGGATGTAGCCCAGATTTATCTATTCTGTCCTTGAGACCATTTCCTCTTGGATAATCCCAACTGCTTAAAAGCATTCCAACACATTTCCCGTACTGAATGGCATCGGTTGTGAAACGCGTATTGGTGTACACAGCTCCTTTATGAAGTTTAGCCTCGTGACCTTTTTGGTGTTCCCATTGCTTTTCTACGTCCAAAAACCGTGAATGGATATATAATGGGATTTTTACATTACAAAATCTGCCTTGGTCGCTATGGTATTTGCATTCAATCATATAGTGTTTGTTTTCTTTTTGGGCGATAACATCAACTTCGTGCTGTACACAATTACCTTGAACTATTACACCAACCTGTGTTGAAAATCCTTCGTGTGCCAGTAGTTTGCCTACTAACTTCTCAAATGGGAAGCCAGAAGGACCTAATTCCATCAGGGCTTTTTTGAGTTTGTATTTTGAAGCACTTACTCTCGACTTACCTTTTAGCATTTTAAATGCCATTTGATAGATTTTTTTGGTGGTAATGCCTTCATATAATTGGTCTTCAACTTGCCCTACTATTTGCTGAATCAATTCTTCACTTGCTTGCGAACGTCTTAATGAATTGATAAGTTTATCCACATCAAAGGCTACCACGTCGCCCGAATATTTTACTATGTTTATTGGATGTTTCATTTTTTAATATGTATGGTCATTACAGGAAGTTCTGAATGATTGGTTACACCTTCGGCAATACTTTTTGAAAATAGGCTCAAAAAACCTGTCTTTCCGTGGGTACTCATCGCAATTAAATCTGCTGGCTGATGTTTTAAAAATGTATTAATACCTGCCTCTACTGAAGATTCGTTATGAACACTCATAGAAAAGTTTTTTAAGGCGGGAAACTTTTCAAGAAATTGCTTGACAGGGTTTAATCCAGCGTTGATACTATTAAAGTCTGTTTCTGTATTTATACGTAACAAATGAATTTTAGCATCGCATTTTTCAGCTATTGAAAGCACCGCTTGAAACGGATGACTCACATCTTCTTCAAAATTTGATACGAACAGAATGTCCTTAAAGGGAAATGTTACTTCCTCTTCTTTGACCACAATAATCGGGGCATTAGCCTTTCGGACAATTTTCTCAACATTACTGCCTGTTATCTCCCGTACACGACCCTTTGTTCCGCTACTACCTGTAATGATAAAGTCGTGATGGAAATGACCAGAATGTTCCAAAATATCTTTTTGTCCTGAATCGAACTGAAGAAAGGTTCGGCATTTAAGACCTTCGTGTTCTGCTATTTTTTCGAGTTCACGTAAATTAGCCTTTGCAGTACCTATTTGCTTTAAGGTTTCTGGATAACGCTTTTCTTTGAGTTTGTCTAATTTTACCCAATCCACAGGTGTTGTCATTTGATGTAGAAAGTGTATTTCTGCATTGTATGTTTTTGCCATTTTAATCCCGAGATGTGCAGCTTTAGTACAGTTTTCAGAGAAATCGGTAGGTACAAGTATATTTTTCATAATTTTTTGTTTTAGGGTAGTTTGTTATTGTGCGGTATAGCCACCATCGATTACCAATTCAGAACCAGTCATAAACTTGGATTCATCCGAAGCTAGATAGACGACTCCATAGCCTATATCATCAGGCTCTCCCAAATGGCCAACAGGATGCAAACTTTCTAATTGCTTTTTGCCTTCTTCTACATCACCTTGAGCTTTCAGAAAATTTTCTACCATTGGTGTCCAGATATAAGCAGGATGTATAGAATTGATACGGATTCCGTAGCCTTGTCTTGCACAATGCAGGGCAGCAGATTTCGTGAATATGGTAACACCGCCTTTGCTTGCGTTATAAGCAGGTAGGTTAGGGTCCCCGATAAGTCCTTCAATGGAAGAGAAGTTGATAATGGAACCACCTTCTCCAGTTTCCTTCATACCCTTTATACCATACTGAGTACCTAAAAAAGTGCCATTTAGGTTTACATCTATGAGGTTTTTCCAATCTTCAAGGGTAACTTCTTCTACAGTTCCACCTAATCCTATTCCGGCAGAATTAGCTAATATGTGTAATTTTCCGAAAGTTTTGAGCGTGGTCTCAATGACATTTTTCCATTCATCTTCTTTGGATACATCTTGTTTAATGAATATAGCCTCCCCACCGTTAGCTTTGATTTGTTGGACTACCTTTTTTCCATCTTCTTCATCTATATCTGTAACAACGATTTTTGCTCCTTCACGTGCTAATAAAATAGCACTTGATTTCCCTAGACCAGAGGCACCTCCTGTGACAATGGCTACTTTATTTTTTACTCGATTCATAATTTTAAGATTTAAGTGTTACTACTATTTTTTGCTTCTTAATCAAGAAACTTCGTTTCCTGAAACTTTGCCTTTATCAAAACAATCCAGATTATATATTGTGGTTTCAGCAATATTTGTCAATGCAGTTTCGGTTAAAAAGGCCTGATGACTGGTTATCAAAACATTGTTGAAGGTCATTAATCGGGCAATCACATCGTCTTGCAAAATGTCATCGGAATGGTCTTCAAAGAACAATCCTTCTTCTTCCTCATACACATCTATTCCGAAATACCCAATTTTTTTAGTTTTCAATCCTTCGATAACAGCTTTGGTATCGACCAATCCTCCACGACTTGTATTGATAAGCATTACGCCTTGCTTCATTAATGAAATATGTTTTGCATCAATCAAGTGTTTCGTTGAAGACGTTAGTGGTACGTGTAAGCTTATGATATCGGACTGCTTACAAATAGTTTCACAATTGGTATAGATTACATTGTAGGAATTGATTAAATTTTCATCCACAATGACATCCTGAACAAGTATTTTACAACCAAAACCGTGTAGTATTTTTACCAATACAGACCCAATTTTTCCAGTCCCGATAACGCCGACGGTTTTTCCATTGAGGTCGAAACCGGTAAGACCGTTCAATGAGAAATTCTGGTCACGAACCCTGTTGTGTG contains:
- a CDS encoding MBL fold metallo-hydrolase RNA specificity domain-containing protein translates to MKNKKINIHFLGAAGTVTGSKYLVDTGDRKILIDCGLFQGLKELRLKNWEYPPVNVGDIDAVLLTHGHMDHTGYLPRLVKQGFNGPIYGTNPTLDIAKIILNDSAKIQEQEAERANKEGYSKHSPAEPLYDLKDVEKTIPHFKGIPQSQWIPLFDGIRARFQYNGHILGATYIELDVHGKRFVFSGDIGRTNDLLLYPPLKPKKADVLFIESTYGGRFHPDEIEALPHIEKLVNDTINRDGSLFVPSFSVERAQLMMLIFWKLLKEKKIPRVQMIMDSPMGANVLELFHRTRDWHRLEDNECDEMCSHFTVVSSYRETMEIRTDNKPKIVIAGSGMLTGGRMLNYLETQAQNPNNTLLFVGYQAEGTRGRKLLEGEKELKVYGKWVPFKMQVAEIEGLSAHADHAELMDWMDSIKNKPERIFIIHGEKESAEALQKGIKETYGWDAEIPQLYTIEEIE
- a CDS encoding ATP cone domain-containing protein; its protein translation is MKHPINIVKYSGDVVAFDVDKLINSLRRSQASEELIQQIVGQVEDQLYEGITTKKIYQMAFKMLKGKSRVSASKYKLKKALMELGPSGFPFEKLVGKLLAHEGFSTQVGVIVQGNCVQHEVDVIAQKENKHYMIECKYHSDQGRFCNVKIPLYIHSRFLDVEKQWEHQKGHEAKLHKGAVYTNTRFTTDAIQYGKCVGMLLSSWDYPRGNGLKDRIDKSGLHPLTALTTLTKAEKTKLLDEGIVLCKELHETPKILEQVGVPKSRHKKVLEDSRELCGIH
- a CDS encoding universal stress protein codes for the protein MKNILVPTDFSENCTKAAHLGIKMAKTYNAEIHFLHQMTTPVDWVKLDKLKEKRYPETLKQIGTAKANLRELEKIAEHEGLKCRTFLQFDSGQKDILEHSGHFHHDFIITGSSGTKGRVREITGSNVEKIVRKANAPIIVVKEEEVTFPFKDILFVSNFEEDVSHPFQAVLSIAEKCDAKIHLLRINTETDFNSINAGLNPVKQFLEKFPALKNFSMSVHNESSVEAGINTFLKHQPADLIAMSTHGKTGFLSLFSKSIAEGVTNHSELPVMTIHIKK
- a CDS encoding SDR family oxidoreductase; this translates as MNRVKNKVAIVTGGASGLGKSSAILLAREGAKIVVTDIDEEDGKKVVQQIKANGGEAIFIKQDVSKEDEWKNVIETTLKTFGKLHILANSAGIGLGGTVEEVTLEDWKNLIDVNLNGTFLGTQYGIKGMKETGEGGSIINFSSIEGLIGDPNLPAYNASKGGVTIFTKSAALHCARQGYGIRINSIHPAYIWTPMVENFLKAQGDVEEGKKQLESLHPVGHLGEPDDIGYGVVYLASDESKFMTGSELVIDGGYTAQ
- a CDS encoding 2-hydroxyacid dehydrogenase translates to MKTTVFSTHKFEEPYLVKANDGKHQLKLLESRLTQETAILATGSKAVSLFTGDDASAHILEKFNAFGVKYIALRSAGFNHVDLAKAAELDMKVARVPAYSPYAIAEHTMALILALNRKLIKAHNRVRDQNFSLNGLTGFDLNGKTVGVIGTGKIGSVLVKILHGFGCKILVQDVIVDENLINSYNVIYTNCETICKQSDIISLHVPLTSSTKHLIDAKHISLMKQGVMLINTSRGGLVDTKAVIEGLKTKKIGYFGIDVYEEEEGLFFEDHSDDILQDDVIARLMTFNNVLITSHQAFLTETALTNIAETTIYNLDCFDKGKVSGNEVS